The stretch of DNA ACGGCAGCGCCCAGTTCGTCTCCGTCGCGGGCGGCAGCCAGTACTGGCAGGCCCGCAACATCGACGGCACCTGGACCGCCTTCAACCAGACCGCCACCGCGGTGAAGCACTCCGCCCTCGCGGGCTACCCGACCGCCCCGGCGGGCAGCGCCTGGCTGAACACCACCCGCCTGCTGGGCCTCGCACCGCAGTAGGACGCCGGGCCTCGGCCCCGACGGCCAGGCCGCCGCAGGCATCGCCCTGCGGCGGCCCGATCGTGCTCACTCGAAACGCGCGGGGTCGCCGGCCCCGTACCGGACGATCTCCGGCTCGCCGTTGGAGAAGTCGACCACGGTGGTCGGCTCCGTGCCGCAGTCGCCCGAATCCACCACGGCGTCCAGCACGTGGTCGAGCCGCTCCTTGATCTCCCAGCCCTGGGTCATCGGCTCCTCCTCGCCGGGGAGCAGCAGGGTGCTGGAGACCAGCGGCTCACCGAGCTCGGCGAGCAGTGCCCGGGTCACGGCGTGGTCGGGGATCCGGACGCCCACCGTCTTCTTCTTGGGGTGCAGCAGCCGGCGCGGCACCTCCTTGGTGGCGGGCAGGATGAAGGTGTAGCTGCCCGGCGTCGCGGCCTTGATGGCCCGGAAGACGTTGTTGTCGATCTGGACGAGCTGCCCGAGCTGGGCGAAGTCCTCGCACATCAGGGTGAAGTGGTGCCGCTCGTCCAGCCGCCGGATCGACCGGATCCGCTCGAGCCCGTCGTGGTAGTCCAGCCGGCAGCCCAGCGCGAAGCAGGAGTCGGTCGGGTACGCGATGAGGGCCCCGGCGCGGAGGCTGGCGGCCACGGTGCTGATGGTGCGCGGCTGCGGGGACTGCGGGTGCACGTCGAAGTACGTTGCCATTCGCCCGACCATACGGGATCCGGGCCGGGCGGAGGACGAGGCCGCGACGGGCCGCCGTCGCTCGGACGGCCGTCAGCACCGGCGTGGCGTGGCCGGGGGGACTCTTCGGGCCGCCGCTCGTCCAGCGGCCGGATCGGCCCGGGTCACTCGCCGCCCTGGCCGGCGCTGCCCAGCGGCCCGATCTTCACCGCGGAGCCGCCGCCCTCCGTGACGGGCAGCGAACCCGCGCCCGGCCAGGGCAGGGTGACGGGGTGGGTCTCGTCCGGCGGCGTCACCACCAGGCCGGTGATCCGCACCCCGGAACCGCCCGAGGTGTTGGCCGGGTAGCTGATGCCGAAGTACGTCGACTTGCCGCTCGGCACGACCGCCGCGACCGCCGGCTGCCCGTCCCGCTGCGCGGAGAGCGTCCCGGCGGAGGTCTTGAGGTCGACGCCCGCGTACCCGGTGAGCGCGCAGTCCTTGCCGCTGTGGTTCTTGAGCTCGACCACGACGGTGCGGGTGGCGTCGCCGGTGATGGTGCGGTCGGCGGCGGTGATCGTCAGATCCGCCGTCCGGCACTGGGCCGCCTTCCCGGTGCCGGGCTTGCCGGTGGCGGACGAGGCCGGCGCCTTCGACGTCTGATTACCCGACTGATTGCTCGACTGGCTGCCCGGCTGGTTGTTCGATGCCTGGCCGCTCGCCGCCGGACCGCCGAAGGCAGTGGCGCCGGTGGAGGCGGCCGGGGCGCCCTGCGGGGCGCTCTTCGCGTCGTCCTGGCAGGCGGTCAGGGAGAGGGCGGCGGTGGCGGCCAGGGCGGCGAAGGCGAGCGGGCGGACGCGCATGGTGTGTTCCTCCGGGCGGTGCGAACGGGCTGTCTCCCAGCAGGACCGCGTCCCGCGGGGAGCCGTTCCGCCCGGGCCGTCTTCCGGACAGTGCTGTGACATGTACGGACGGACCCGTGACCCGGAAAGCCTTGACCGACAGTCAGCCGGCGTGCCTACCCGGGCGGTCCGGCCGTCCACGCGCGCTGCTCGGCGGTGTCCGGCACGGCGAGCCCGCGGGCCCGTCCGATCAGCTGCCAGGCGGTCTCGGCGTCCGTGCCGTCCAGGACGAGGATCGTGGCCGCGAGCAGCGAGGACCGCCCGATGCCGGCCCGGCAGTGGGTGACCACGTGCGCCCCGCCGCGCAGTCGCTCGGCCAGCCCGCGCAGCACCGGAAGGACCACCGCCCGCTCGGGTACCCCGAGATCGGGAATCGGCACCGCGACGAACTCCAGCCCGGCCGCCGCCGCCAGCCGGGGCTCCGCCACCAGCTCGAGCTCCACCCGCTCGGGTTCGGTCAGCGCACAGACCAGGATGTCGACGCCGTGCTCCTTCAACGCCGCCATCTCGTCCGCCAGCCACTCGCCACCGCGTGGCCTGG from Kitasatospora sp. MMS16-BH015 encodes:
- a CDS encoding L-threonylcarbamoyladenylate synthase, which codes for MATYFDVHPQSPQPRTISTVAASLRAGALIAYPTDSCFALGCRLDYHDGLERIRSIRRLDERHHFTLMCEDFAQLGQLVQIDNNVFRAIKAATPGSYTFILPATKEVPRRLLHPKKKTVGVRIPDHAVTRALLAELGEPLVSSTLLLPGEEEPMTQGWEIKERLDHVLDAVVDSGDCGTEPTTVVDFSNGEPEIVRYGAGDPARFE
- a CDS encoding DUF4232 domain-containing protein, with the protein product MRVRPLAFAALAATAALSLTACQDDAKSAPQGAPAASTGATAFGGPAASGQASNNQPGSQSSNQSGNQTSKAPASSATGKPGTGKAAQCRTADLTITAADRTITGDATRTVVVELKNHSGKDCALTGYAGVDLKTSAGTLSAQRDGQPAVAAVVPSGKSTYFGISYPANTSGGSGVRITGLVVTPPDETHPVTLPWPGAGSLPVTEGGGSAVKIGPLGSAGQGGE
- a CDS encoding tyrosine protein phosphatase, with the translated sequence MRPSLFTLDRPGPGLVSTMARPRGGEWLADEMAALKEHGVDILVCALTEPERVELELVAEPRLAAAAGLEFVAVPIPDLGVPERAVVLPVLRGLAERLRGGAHVVTHCRAGIGRSSLLAATILVLDGTDAETAWQLIGRARGLAVPDTAEQRAWTAGPPG